ATGTTAGCAATATTTTCGTCAAAGCGATCGACTCTTTGACTGGGTAAGGATAGAGATATATTCTCATTCTGGAGACGGTTTTTAATCTCCATACCCACGGCAGGTAAAGCTAGATAATCGGAGCAACTGAGAGATAATAGAGAAAATTCGTTATATCCCGTCGCTCGCATTCCTTTTTCAATCGATTCGATTACTGCTTCCGGTTGCACATCCCGCGCAGGACGGGTTAACATCCCCGGTTGACAAAAACGACATCCCCTAGTGCAACCGCGACGAATTTCCACCACTAGGCGATCGTGAACCGTTTCCACGAAGGGAACTAAACCGATAGAATAGGCTGGGATAGGAGTAGCTACCCGGCGTAAAATTCTTTTCGGTACATCGTCACGATTGGGGATAACTGCACCGATTGGGGTGACATCGTAGAAACGCGGGACATATACCCCCGGAATTTGGGCTAAATCTAGTAATAGTTCTTCTTTGCTTAGATTAGCTAGTTTACCTTCTTCTAAAATTAAACCGATTTCTGGCAATAATTCTTCGCCATCACCGAGGGCGATAAAATCAAAAAAGTCGGCGTAGGGTTCGGGGTTAGAGGTGGCAGTTTGTCCCCCGGCAAAAATTAGCGGATAGTTACCCGCATCTCTTTCTCTCCAAGTCAAGGGAATTGTCGCTAGGTCGAGCATTTCTAAAATATTGGTGGCTCCTAGCTCATAACTGAGACTAAAACCCAGAATATCAAAATCGGTGAGGTAACGACGGGATTCTAGGGCAAATAGGGGGGTTTTTGTCTGTTTGAGTTTTTGGGCTAAATCCGGTGCGGGTAGATAAGTGCGATCGCAGAGTTGGCGGGGTTGAGCATTGAGGATATTGTAGAGGATAATATGGCCGAGGTTAGATGCCCCCACTTCGTACACTTCTGGATAGGTTAACACCCAACGAACCACAGCACTTGCCCATTCTTTATGTTTAGCACCTAACTCGTTGCCCAAATAACGCGCTGGTCGAAAAATGTCGGGGGTGAGCAGTTGGTCTAAAGCAATAGTCACGGCAATCTACCTCAGATAGCGTCAGCAATGGGTGCTTTTCTACTATAGCAGCCAGAATCGAGTCAGTTATCAGTTATCAGTTATCAGTTATCAGTTATCAGAGTTCAGTTCACTGATTACTGTTTACTGTTCACTGAAAATACTTCCCACTTCCCCATCTCCCTAAAATTCCAGAGGTTATAAGATAATTAAGCGACGATGAAAGAACCGTTAATTGAATTGAGAGGAGTATCGAAAAGATTCGGGGATAATGTTATTCTCGACGGATTAGATTTAACCATTTATCGAGGGGAGGCCCTGGTAATTATCGGGCCGTCAGGAACGGGAAAATCGACGGTTTTACGAGTAATTGCGGGATTAACGGGGATAAATGCGGGAGAAATTCGTATTAAAGGCCAATTGCGTCAGGGATTGCTAGAAGATGGTCGAGAAGCGATGCGAACTTCCTTAGTTTTTCAACAAACGGCCCTGTTTGATTCTCTCACCGTCGGGGAAAATGTCGGTTTTTATCTTTATGAACAAACTAATTTAAAAAAAGCCAGAATTAGGGAATTAGTGGAAGAAAGCCTGGAAATGGTCGGTTTACAGGGAATTAGTGACCTTTATCCCTCGGAACTATCGGGGGGAATGCGTAAACGGGTGGCTTTTGCCCGCGCTATTATCACTAATCCCGATAATCCGGCCGATAATCCTGAATTACTGCTGTATGATGAACCTACCGCCGGATTAGACCCGATAGCTTCCACAATTATCGAGGATCTAGTGCGGACTCTCCATGAAAAATCGGGGTCTGCGAATAGTTATGTGATGGTTTCTCACCAACAAAGTACCATCCGACGCACCGCCGATCGAGTAGTATTTCTCTATCAGGGAAAAGTGCAATGGCAGGGATTAGTGGCAGATATCGATCGTACCGATCATCCCATGATTCGGCAATTTTTTAGTGCCAGCATTGAAGGCCCGATTAGGACAATCGTTTAAGCTAGATTAAGCTAAATTAAGAACTATCGAGAATGAGAGAAAAATCATGCAGAGTTCGCGAGCTTTACGGGAAGGAAGACTAGGTTTGTTTGCCCTAGGCGGATTATTAGTCTTTGGGGCGCTCGCTATCTGGGTTCGCGGGGGGGGATTTGGTCAAAGAACTTATCAATTAATCTTCGAGTTTGCCGATGTGGAAGGGTTACAAGTCGGGGCGCCGGTGCGTTTTCGCGGGGTGAGAGTGGGAAGAATTACGAGTTTTATCCCGGGAAGCAATCAAGTGGAAGTTATTGCCGAAATCGCTTCTGCTAATTTAGTTATGCCTAGGAAGGTAACTGTTACTACCAATCTTTCCGGATTAATTGGGGAGGCAGCCATCGATATCACTCCCTTAGTTTCTTTAAGTGCTGAGGCCAAAAATCTCGACCCTCTGAGTCCCGACTGTGATCAACAGTTAATTCTCTGTAATAATACTCGTTTACAGGGGACAACAGGAACACAATTAATGTCTAGTGTTGGTCGTTTAGTGGATACTTTTACCAGTCCTGAATTTGTGGGTAATCTCAATGATGTCACCAAAAATACCGCTATAGCGGCCAAAAAAATCGCCCGTTTATCCGATGATACCTCCCAGACTATCCGTAATGCCCAAAGAGAACTCTCTCGTCTATCTTTGGAATTAGCTGCCACCAGTCGCTCAGTCAGTAATACGGCTAATAATGCCTCCCGTTTTGTCAATACTTTAGATAGTACCGTTCAGGAAAATCGCAGTCAAATTAGCAGAACTTTTCAACAATCTTCCCAATTAGTCGCTAATCTCAATGGTGTTCTCAGCGAAAATCGCGGACAAATCGTTAATACTCTCGATCATATTAATCAAGCTAGTTTAGGTATTGGTAGTCTCGCTAATAATCTCAATAATACCGCCTTGAGGTTGAATGCCAGTTTAGATGAAATTGATACTAAACAAGTCATGCAAAATATCGAGACTATTTTGAATAATGCGGTGGAAACATCGAATAATTTACGAGAAATTACTAAAACTATTAACGATCCTGCTACAATTGTCCTATTGCAAAAAACTCTCGAATCCGCTAGGGTGACTTTTGAAAATACTCAAAAAATCACCTCGGATATCGATGAGTTAATCGGTGATCCCCAATTTCGCGAGAATTTAAGACGTTTAATTGATGGCTTAAGTAATCTGCTTTCTTCCGGGGAACAATTAGAATATAATTTGCGTATCGCTCAAACTTTAGATACCATGACTCAAGAGTTAGCTAAACAAAAAGTTTTGACCATCTCTCGACCTCCTTTAAATCCGAAGCAAATGCAACTCTATCCCCAATTTATCGTTCAACAACCCCCCACGAGTGAAAAATGACAAAACAGCACAATTCAAGCGATTTTGGGTAATCAGTAAACAGTAATCGGTGAACTGATAACTAATAAATGATAACTGATAATAATCTAAGTACAGGACAAAAAATGTAAGGACTGGAGAAAAAGAGAAAAGTTAGGTAATGAAGGATTGAGAATAAGATGACGAAGGTGGTCTAAACCTAGCCGAAAGAGGCTTTTTGCTCGGCGACCATGTTTCTTGATAGGAATTGGATTAAGATGATGTATCTCCAATCCTGTCTTGAGAGACCAGACCAAAGCTAAAGTCAGTAAGGCTAAAAGCTTACGCAGACGTTTTGGGTCAGTAAAGTGAGTAGATTCTAGACAAAACCCACGGGTCTTAAAGATGCCAAAAAGAGTTTCAATACCCCAACGTTGGGCATAATCCTGAATCAGACCCAGACAATCGGGCTGTCCAATGACGATGAGCAAAGAATTATCGGGTAAGCGAAGAGCCTCTACAGAAACGGGATAACCCCAAATTAGACAACTCCCCTGCAGACGTTGAGATTCACCAATGGCAAGATGGGCAAAAATAACCTTGGCGGCCAACCGCTTGCCATTGTACTCAATCTTGTCTGTCGCCCGAATTCTTAAACAGAAAGCCAGCATCGGTTCAAGCAAAAGATACCTCAGCCACGCCAGCCCAATAAACTCACGGTCTCCACACAAGCAACGAATCTCCGCAGAAGGAAAAATCTTCAGCATCTCCTCAATAAAACGCATCCGTTCATCGCTGTTTGAGTTGCCTTTTTTCTTCTTGAGCATCCACCAGAGAATGGGAATAGCTACCCCTTCATGGACAATGCCGACTGTGAGGATGTTGTAGTGATGACTACCAAATGACCAATTGGTGCGGTCAATACTCAATACCCAGGGTTGAGGGATATTGAGCCACTGGACTACAATGCGAGCTATTTCAGGGTAATCTATCTCGAAGTCCCCAAAAAAGCGTTGTAATCGTTTGTAATGGGACTCTACCAATACCCGACCTTCAAAACCTAGGGCTAATTCCTTGAGGTTGACGGTTTTTACTTTCAACAGAGCCAGTAAGAATAGAGCGAGGAAAGAGAGTCTTGCTCCGTGCCATCGCAAATGAGGTTTGAGAGCTTGTTTCAACGCATTATACTGGTTCATAGGGGTTTCGAGATTAGTGCTATTTCTCATAAAACCCCACTCCCGCCTACTTTTCAAGCTTTTTGTCCTGTACTTAGGATAATAATATGTCGAAATCAATTTGTATTACTCTTGGAACTCGTCCCGAAGCGATTAAATTAGCTCCCGTTATTCGTGCTTTTCAAGAATCGGAACAGTTTAAAACCCATGTTATTCTGACGGGACAGCATAAAGAAATGGTAGCGCAGGTGATGGAATTATTTGCTTTAAAAGCAGACGAAAATCTTGATATTATGCAAACTCGTCAAACTTTAACTGATATTACTTGCCGCAGTTTACGGGGTTTAGAAACAGTTTTTGAGCGCATAAAACCAGATTTAATTATTGTGCAAGGTGATACTACTACTGCTTTTGCTGCTGCTTTAGCGGCTTTTTATCAACAAATTCCTATCGCCCATGTGGAAGCAGGATTAAGAACTAATGATATCTATAATCCCTATCCCGAAGAAGCTAATCGTCGCCTAATTTCTCAACTGACTAACCTACATTTTGCTCCCACTACTTTAGCCGTGGAAAATTTACAAAAATCTGGGGTGACAGGAAATATTCACCACACCGGCAACACGGTTATTGATGCTTTATTAACCGTAGCCAAAACCGCACCAGAATGTCAAATTGCTGGCTTAAATTGGTCAGATTATCGGGTTTTATTAGCCACGGTTCACCGCCGGGAAAATTGGGGCGAACCCTTACAGTATATTATCAAAGGATTCACTTTGTTGTTAGAAAAATATGCCGATACAGCCCTATTATTACCCCTGCATCGCAATCCCACCGTCCGAGAACCAATACAGTCCGCTTTGGGCAATCATCCCAGGGTATTTTTAACCGAACCTCTCGATTATGCCGAGTTAGTGGGGGCGATTCAACGCTGTTATTTATTATTAACTGATTCCGGGGGCATTCAAGAAGAAGCCCCCAGTTTAGGAAAACCAGTTTTAGTATTGCGAGAAACCACAGAAAGACCGGAAGCAGTACAAGCGGGAACAGCGAAATTAATTGGTACTAATCCAGAGCAAATTTTAGCCGCAGCGGGAGAATTATTAAGGGATAAAATCGCCTATGATCGTATGGCTAATGCAATTAATCCTTTTGGAGATGGACAAGCATCCCAAAGAATCCTCCAAATCGTCCAAGATTTTTTGGCTTAATCTATGACTACTTGGTTGGGTATCGACCCCGGATTAGCGATTGTCGGTTGGGCTATTCTCCGGGATAATAGTGAGTTAATGCCGGTTTTAGTCGATTACGGCACGATCGAAACTTCTAAAAATCTTTCTACTGCCCAGCGTTTGATCGAAATTGAACGGGATTTAAAGGAGTTAATCGCAGAATATAAACCGGGGGAAATTGCCGTGGAAATGCCCTTTTTTAACCGGCAAATCAAGGCAGCCGGTGGAGTCCTGCAAGCATTGGGAATTATCAATCTAGTTAGCTGTCGCGATGGGGGAATTGAACCGATTTTCCTCCATCAAGCTAGTTGGAAATGTCATCTGGGCCATGGTAGGGCCACTAAAGCTGAGGTGGCCGAACAAATTAAGTATTTATTCGGATTGACAAAAATGCCTATTAATGATGCTGTAGATGCTATAGCGATCGCATACGCTGCTTTCAGTGGCGTTCGCAATCAAATCTCTTGAAGCAATTTGACGAAATTGGCGCAAAAATTTAGCTGACAACTAAAAGCCATCTTTAAGCTTGCACTATCTTAGTTCGATGGGACGGTTGAAGATAATAAGGCTTTCAAATATCTTTGATTAGCGTTGGGTTTCCTTCCTCAACCGTTCGGCAAAAGCTCACGGCCGAAGCCCAACCTACCATATTAGCGATTGCAGCAAAGGGTTTAAGTGTGGAATTGTGATAATTGTCATCGTCAATGCTAACAAAAATATGGTAAGTAGTCGTGCAAAATAAATTTCCTAGTGAAGATAGGCAAGAGGCAAAAGGCAAAAGGCAAAAGCTTTATCGAAATGTGTAATTAATTTTGCTTAGGTACTTATAGTTCTTAAATGAGTATAAGTTTAAAATAATGAAAATAGATGAAAATAAAAGTTTCCCAAAAAAAGGCATCATCAAACGGAGTTAACCCTCAGTTAAAGGATATTGCCTATTCGATGGACGCACTGATTCCGGGCTTTTATATTTGGTTGGGTTCTTTTTGTTGGCGATTGGGGGGTAGTGATGCAGAAGAAAGTTATCCAGGAACAATACATAGTTTTGCGGGTATCAGCTTAGTTTTACCCGGTTATCAAATTTTTACAACCTATAAAGGGAGTTATGACCCTCGATAAGCATCAAATTGATGGTCTTTAGGTATAATGGGGCTTGACCGGTGGTATCAGTTATATCACCATAAGCGAATGCGTAATACCCGTCCTATATCTTGGATTAAAGCGGCACGGAAAGATTTTCAAAAGTTTCCCAAGGAAGCCCAAGAAATTGTACTTGACGCTTTAACTATTGCAGCAGAAGGGGCAAAATCATCCCTAACCAAGCCTTTTAAGGGGATGGGTTCTGGTGTGTTCGAGATTGCTCTACCTTTCAAGGGGGATGCCTATCGAACTATCTATGCTGTCCAGTTAGGTGAGGCTATCTGGGTGATTCATGCCTTCCAGAAAAAATCCCCAAAAGGGATCAAAACACCACAGCAAGAAGTCGAAGTTATCAAAGCACGGCTCAAGCGATTGAAGGAGGAACTCTCATGAGTGAAGAACAATTTGAACTGGTACAAGGTAGCGGGAATGTGTACCGCGATTTTGGCGATGTAGATGCGGACGTGCGACAAGCGAAAGCACTGCTTGCTGCTGAAATTATCAAGGTTCTGGAGAAGGAAGACTTATCAACCCGCGATGCTCAAGTGCGAACTGGAATTAATCACAGTGAATTTGTCCAGATTCGCCGTGCTAATTTGGGACGCTTTACTATTGACCGTTTGATCTCAATTTTGGGTCGTCTCAATCAACAGGTTGAAATTACTATTACGACCCATCCAAGAACCACTGATTCTTCACCAATGGCATCCTAACTGTAATTGAGTGTGGGTCGATGGGAACGACCGCGCCACCAAGCTAGTAGGGTACTAGCGATAAAAATACTCGAATAGGCCCCGGCTACGAAACCAATAATTAAAGCTAGGGCAAAATATTTTAAAGTCGTGCCACCAAAGAGAAAAATCGCCACCAGAGGCAATAAAGTAGTCAGGGTGGTATTAATTGAACGAGTTAGGGTTTGACTCACCGCATTATCGACAATTTCATCCACGGATAATTCGGGGGTATTAGCAAAATTTTCCCGCACGCGATCATAAATTACCACTGTGTCATTAACAGAAAAGCCCACAATTGTCAAGAGGGAAACCAAAAATAAACTATCCACTTCTACCCCCGCAATTAAGCCTAAAACCGCAAAGACCCCTAAAGTGATCAAAACGTCGTGCAGCAGGGCGACAATGGCAAAAAAAGCGTAATCCCGTTGAAAACGGAAGCTTAGATAGACAGCAATGCCAAAAAATGACACTAATAAAGCTAAAAATCCCGACCGAAATAATTCTTGACCGATGGTGGGTCCGACCGTATCGATTTGACCGGTTTCGGGGTCAAAGGCCCCGATTTTCTGGTTTAAGGTGTCGAGTAATTTCGTTCTCTGTTCTTCTGCCAGGGTTTTCGTCCGCACCGATAAAGTATATTTATCCAACACCTGCACACTACTGTTACCCAATCCCTCCTCGTCTAAAATCCCTTGCACTTCGGCAGTAGTTAAGAGTTTCTCACAGGTATTCTTTTTGGCACAGGCTAATTCTATCTGAATTCTCGTACCACCAACAAAATCTAAACTCGGTCGCAAAGGTGCTTGAATAGTGAACCAAGAAATCACCATGGCCAAAATACTACCAATCGTCAGCAAGGCCGAGACTGTCCACCAAAAATTACGCTGTTTTGTAACGTTAAATGCCATATCGATTAAGTAAAAAGGAAAAAAGGAGACAGGAGTAGGGATATTTTTCAGTTATCAGTAAGCAGTAATCAGTGGGGGAATAACTGGTAACTGATAACCGATTAACACTGTTAACTTAAAACTCAAATCTGATAACTGATAACTGATAACTGATAACTGATAACTGATTATTGGTTTACCGGTAAATTAGGGCAGAAAAGTTGCGGTTTTTGACGGACGCTGGGAACGTTTAACACGGTGATTAACAGGAGAGTGCGACTACAGGTTAAAGCGGTAAACATACTCACAGCTACCCCAATGGCTAAAGTTAAAGCAAAACCCTTGACTAATCCTGAACCCAACCAAAATAAGGCAGCACAGGCGATTAAAGTAGTGACATTACTATCAAGAATACTGGAAAAAGCCCGATAAAATCCCGACTCTACTGCCCGAAATAGGGATTTTCCGGCCCTTAATTCCTCCCGGGTACGCTCAAAAATCAGTACATTTGCATCAACTGCCATGCCGATACTGAGGATAAATCCAGCAATACCGGGTAAAGTCATGGTGACTCCCACTAGGGCAAAAGCTCCCAGAGAGAGAATAGTATAGATAATCAGGGAAATATCGGCAATAATACCGGGTAAACGGTAATAAACCGCCATGAAGATTAAAACTAACAGTAAACCCACTAAACCAGCGTAGATACTGCGACGGATGCTATCCTGGCCTAAAGTTGCCCCGACAGTGCGAATTTCTTCCACTTTAACGGGGAAAGGTAGAGAACCACCGCGCAATTGAATCGCTAGATCGTTGGCAGTTTCGGCGGTAAAATTACCGGTAATCACGGCCCGGCCTCCTGTAATTCCCGTTTGGGCAAACTGCACATCAACCACAGGGGCGCTAATTAATTCATTATCGAGGAAAATCCCAATACTGCGACCAGTACCCGCGATCGCTTTAGTCAGTTCGGCAAATTTATTGCCCCCTTCCGAATCGAAAGTAATGGCCACTTCCCAGTTAGTGCCTTGGGTGGAACTAATAGTGGCATTTTGCAGATTTTTTCCAGTTAAGTCCACCGACTCAAATAAATTTAAAATTGCCTCTTTAGATTTTTGCAGAGATTGTTCTAGTTCGGCAATTTTAGCGGCATTTTCGGGTTTATTCTCGGCTTTGAGGTCGGCT
This Microcystis wesenbergii NRERC-220 DNA region includes the following protein-coding sequences:
- a CDS encoding type II toxin-antitoxin system RelE/ParE family toxin, with amino-acid sequence MGLDRWYQLYHHKRMRNTRPISWIKAARKDFQKFPKEAQEIVLDALTIAAEGAKSSLTKPFKGMGSGVFEIALPFKGDAYRTIYAVQLGEAIWVIHAFQKKSPKGIKTPQQEVEVIKARLKRLKEELS
- the secD gene encoding protein translocase subunit SecD gives rise to the protein MQRQNWLLLLIIGLVVASIIVLIKLPLQLGLDLRGGSQLTIQVKPTETVTTIQPNDLKAVQNVIENRVNALGVSESLVQTVDSKNQVIVQLPGVTDPKEAERNLNVQAQLEFRQQKQGTEGEFRAEYSIFQQKKAELADLKAENKPENAAKIAELEQSLQKSKEAILNLFESVDLTGKNLQNATISSTQGTNWEVAITFDSEGGNKFAELTKAIAGTGRSIGIFLDNELISAPVVDVQFAQTGITGGRAVITGNFTAETANDLAIQLRGGSLPFPVKVEEIRTVGATLGQDSIRRSIYAGLVGLLLVLIFMAVYYRLPGIIADISLIIYTILSLGAFALVGVTMTLPGIAGFILSIGMAVDANVLIFERTREELRAGKSLFRAVESGFYRAFSSILDSNVTTLIACAALFWLGSGLVKGFALTLAIGVAVSMFTALTCSRTLLLITVLNVPSVRQKPQLFCPNLPVNQ
- a CDS encoding crossover junction endodeoxyribonuclease RuvC — translated: MTTWLGIDPGLAIVGWAILRDNSELMPVLVDYGTIETSKNLSTAQRLIEIERDLKELIAEYKPGEIAVEMPFFNRQIKAAGGVLQALGIINLVSCRDGGIEPIFLHQASWKCHLGHGRATKAEVAEQIKYLFGLTKMPINDAVDAIAIAYAAFSGVRNQIS
- a CDS encoding IS4 family transposase, whose protein sequence is MNQYNALKQALKPHLRWHGARLSFLALFLLALLKVKTVNLKELALGFEGRVLVESHYKRLQRFFGDFEIDYPEIARIVVQWLNIPQPWVLSIDRTNWSFGSHHYNILTVGIVHEGVAIPILWWMLKKKKGNSNSDERMRFIEEMLKIFPSAEIRCLCGDREFIGLAWLRYLLLEPMLAFCLRIRATDKIEYNGKRLAAKVIFAHLAIGESQRLQGSCLIWGYPVSVEALRLPDNSLLIVIGQPDCLGLIQDYAQRWGIETLFGIFKTRGFCLESTHFTDPKRLRKLLALLTLALVWSLKTGLEIHHLNPIPIKKHGRRAKSLFRLGLDHLRHLILNPSLPNFSLFLQSLHFLSCT
- the secF gene encoding protein translocase subunit SecF, producing the protein MAFNVTKQRNFWWTVSALLTIGSILAMVISWFTIQAPLRPSLDFVGGTRIQIELACAKKNTCEKLLTTAEVQGILDEEGLGNSSVQVLDKYTLSVRTKTLAEEQRTKLLDTLNQKIGAFDPETGQIDTVGPTIGQELFRSGFLALLVSFFGIAVYLSFRFQRDYAFFAIVALLHDVLITLGVFAVLGLIAGVEVDSLFLVSLLTIVGFSVNDTVVIYDRVRENFANTPELSVDEIVDNAVSQTLTRSINTTLTTLLPLVAIFLFGGTTLKYFALALIIGFVAGAYSSIFIASTLLAWWRGRSHRPTLNYS
- a CDS encoding helix-turn-helix domain-containing protein, coding for MSEEQFELVQGSGNVYRDFGDVDADVRQAKALLAAEIIKVLEKEDLSTRDAQVRTGINHSEFVQIRRANLGRFTIDRLISILGRLNQQVEITITTHPRTTDSSPMAS
- a CDS encoding ABC transporter ATP-binding protein, with the translated sequence MKEPLIELRGVSKRFGDNVILDGLDLTIYRGEALVIIGPSGTGKSTVLRVIAGLTGINAGEIRIKGQLRQGLLEDGREAMRTSLVFQQTALFDSLTVGENVGFYLYEQTNLKKARIRELVEESLEMVGLQGISDLYPSELSGGMRKRVAFARAIITNPDNPADNPELLLYDEPTAGLDPIASTIIEDLVRTLHEKSGSANSYVMVSHQQSTIRRTADRVVFLYQGKVQWQGLVADIDRTDHPMIRQFFSASIEGPIRTIV
- the wecB gene encoding non-hydrolyzing UDP-N-acetylglucosamine 2-epimerase; this encodes MSKSICITLGTRPEAIKLAPVIRAFQESEQFKTHVILTGQHKEMVAQVMELFALKADENLDIMQTRQTLTDITCRSLRGLETVFERIKPDLIIVQGDTTTAFAAALAAFYQQIPIAHVEAGLRTNDIYNPYPEEANRRLISQLTNLHFAPTTLAVENLQKSGVTGNIHHTGNTVIDALLTVAKTAPECQIAGLNWSDYRVLLATVHRRENWGEPLQYIIKGFTLLLEKYADTALLLPLHRNPTVREPIQSALGNHPRVFLTEPLDYAELVGAIQRCYLLLTDSGGIQEEAPSLGKPVLVLRETTERPEAVQAGTAKLIGTNPEQILAAAGELLRDKIAYDRMANAINPFGDGQASQRILQIVQDFLA
- a CDS encoding MlaD family protein; translated protein: MQSSRALREGRLGLFALGGLLVFGALAIWVRGGGFGQRTYQLIFEFADVEGLQVGAPVRFRGVRVGRITSFIPGSNQVEVIAEIASANLVMPRKVTVTTNLSGLIGEAAIDITPLVSLSAEAKNLDPLSPDCDQQLILCNNTRLQGTTGTQLMSSVGRLVDTFTSPEFVGNLNDVTKNTAIAAKKIARLSDDTSQTIRNAQRELSRLSLELAATSRSVSNTANNASRFVNTLDSTVQENRSQISRTFQQSSQLVANLNGVLSENRGQIVNTLDHINQASLGIGSLANNLNNTALRLNASLDEIDTKQVMQNIETILNNAVETSNNLREITKTINDPATIVLLQKTLESARVTFENTQKITSDIDELIGDPQFRENLRRLIDGLSNLLSSGEQLEYNLRIAQTLDTMTQELAKQKVLTISRPPLNPKQMQLYPQFIVQQPPTSEK